The Anolis carolinensis isolate JA03-04 chromosome 2, rAnoCar3.1.pri, whole genome shotgun sequence genome has a window encoding:
- the naa35 gene encoding N-alpha-acetyltransferase 35, NatC auxiliary subunit isoform X2 has translation MVMKASVEDDDSGWELNLPEKMEKSNTSWVDITHDFEDCCRELKLGELLHDKLFGLFEAMSAIEMMDPKMDAGMIGNQVNRKVLNFEQAIKDGTIKIKDLSLPELIGIMDTCFCCLITWLEGHSLAQTVFTCLYIHNPDFIEDPAMKAFALGILKICDIAREKVNKAAVFEEEDFQSMTYGFKMANSVTDLRVTGMLKDVEDDMQRRVKSTRSRQGEERDPEVELEHQQCFAVFSRVKFTRVLLTVLIAFTKKETSAVAEAQKLMTQAADLLSAIHNSLHHGIQAQNDTTKGDHPIMMGFEPLVNQRLLPPTFPRYAKIIKREEMVNYFSKLIDRIKSVCEVVTLTNLHCILDFFCEFSEQSPCVLSRSLLQTTFLVDNKKVFGTHLMQDMVKDALRSFVSPPVLSTKCCLYNNHQAKDYIDSFVTHCVRAEKVDAALHSMLLKQEPQRQHLACLGTWVLYHNLRIMIQYLLSGFELELYSMHEYYYIYWYLSEFLYAWLMSTLSRADSSQMAEERIMEEQQKGRSNKKSKKKKKARPLSREITMSQAYQNMCAGMYKTMIAFDMDGKVRKPKFELDSEQVRYEHRFAPFNSVITPPPVHYLQFKEMSDLNKYSPPPQSSDLYMAASKHFQQAKMILENIPNPDQEVNRILKVAKPNIVVMKLLAGGHKKDSKIPPEFDFSPHRYFPVVKLV, from the exons ATGGTTATGAAGGCTTCCGTCGAAGATGACGACTCAGGATGGGAGCTCAATCTCCCAGAGAAGATGGAGAAGAGCAACACAAGCTGGGTAGACATTACCCATGACTTCGAAGACTGCTGTAGAG AATTGAAGTTGGGGGAGTTGCTTCATGATAAACT TTTTGGCCTTTTTGAAGCTATGTCTGCTATTGAAATGATGGACCCCAAGATGGATGCTGGTATGATTGGAAACCAAGTAAACCGAAAAGTTCTGAACTTTGAACAAGCTATCAAG GATGGCACCATTAAAATTAAAGACTTATCGCTACCTGAGTTAATAGGAATAATGGATACTTGTTTTTGCTGCTTG ATAACATGGTTGGAAGGCCATTCTTTAGCACAGACAGTATTCACTTGCCTTTACATTCATAATCCAGACTTTATAGAGgacccagccatgaaagcatttgCTCTGGGGATCCTGAAAATCTGTGATATTGCCAGAGAAAAGGTGAATAAAGCTGCCGTATTTGAAGAG GAAGATTTTCAGTCCATGACATATGGATTTAAAATGGCAAACAGTGTGACCGATCTTCGAGTTACAG GTATGCTGAAAGATGTTGAAGATGACATGCAGCGTCGAGTTAAG AGCACTCGAAGCCGacaaggagaggagagagatCCAGAAGTGGAACTTGAA CATCAGCAGTGCTTTGCAGTATTCAGCAGAGTGAAATTTACTCGGGTTTTACTGACTGTACTGATAGCCTTTACCAAAAAAGAG ACTAGTGCAGTTGCAGAAGCTCAGAAATTGATGACTCAGGCAGCTGACTTACTTTCTGCTATCCACAACTCATTACACCATGGCATTCAAGCTCAGAATGACACAACCAaaggag ATCACCCTATTATGATGGGTTTTGAGCCCCTTGTGAATCAGAGACTGCTTCCCCCAACTTTTCCTCGATATGCAAAGATCATTAAAAGGGAAGAAATGGTCAACTATTTTTCAAAACTTATTGACCGAATAAAATCTGTTTGTGAAGTTGTTACATTAACTAATTTGCACTGCATACTG GATTTTTTCTGTGAATTTAGTGAACAGTCCCCTTGTGTTCTTTCAAGATCACTGTTACAG ACTACTTTTCTTGTAGATAATAAAAAGGTATTTGGTACTCATCTCATGCAAGACATGGTGAAAGATGCCTTGAGATCCTTTGTCAGTCCTCCAGTCCTTTCAACTAA GTGTTGTCTGTATAATAACCATCAGGCTAAGGATTACATTGACTCCTTTGTCACACATTGTGTTCGT GCAGAGAAAGTGGATGCAGCACTTCACAGTATGTTGCTGAAACAGGAACCCCAGAGGCAACACTTGGCATGTTTGGGCACCTGGGTCCTTTACCATAACCTTCGCATCATGATACAGTATCTTCTGAGTGGGTTTGAACTGGAACTGTATAGTATGCATGAATACTACTACATATATTG GTATCTCTCTGAGTTCCTCTATGCCTGGTTAATGTCAACACTCAGCCGAGCTGATAGTTCTCAAATGGCAGAAGAAAGAATAATGGAAGAGCAGCAGAAAGGCCGGAGCAATAAGAagtccaagaaaaagaaaaaag CACGTCCTTTGAGCAGAGAGATCACCATGAGCCAAGCCTATCAAAACATGTGTGCTGGAATGTATAAG ACTATGATTGCTTTTGATATGGATGGCAAAGTGAGAAAGCCAAAGTTTGAACTTGATAGTGAACAAGTTCGATACGAGCACAGGTTTGCACCATTCAACAGTGTCATAACACCACCACCAGTACACTATTTGCAGTTCAAG GAAATGTCTGACCTAAACAAATATAGTCCTCCTCCTCAGTCTTCTGATCTCTACATGGCTGCTAGCAAACACTTCCAGCAAGCTAAAATGATACTGGAAAATATCCCTAACCCAGACCAGGAG GTCAACCGTATTCTTAAAGTTGCTAAACCCAATATTGTGGTTATGAAGTTGCTGGCAGGTGGTCACAAAAAGGATTCTAAA ATTCCACCGGAATTTGACTTCTCTCCTCACAGATACTTCCCTGTGGTGAAGCTTGTTTGA
- the naa35 gene encoding N-alpha-acetyltransferase 35, NatC auxiliary subunit isoform X1, whose amino-acid sequence MVMKASVEDDDSGWELNLPEKMEKSNTSWVDITHDFEDCCRELKLGELLHDKLFGLFEAMSAIEMMDPKMDAGMIGNQVNRKVLNFEQAIKDGTIKIKDLSLPELIGIMDTCFCCLITWLEGHSLAQTVFTCLYIHNPDFIEDPAMKAFALGILKICDIAREKVNKAAVFEEEDFQSMTYGFKMANSVTDLRVTGMLKDVEDDMQRRVKSTRSRQGEERDPEVELEHQQCFAVFSRVKFTRVLLTVLIAFTKKETSAVAEAQKLMTQAADLLSAIHNSLHHGIQAQNDTTKGDHPIMMGFEPLVNQRLLPPTFPRYAKIIKREEMVNYFSKLIDRIKSVCEVVTLTNLHCILDFFCEFSEQSPCVLSRSLLQTTFLVDNKKVFGTHLMQDMVKDALRSFVSPPVLSTKCCLYNNHQAKDYIDSFVTHCVRPFCSLIQIHGHNRARQRDKLGHILEEFATLQDEAEKVDAALHSMLLKQEPQRQHLACLGTWVLYHNLRIMIQYLLSGFELELYSMHEYYYIYWYLSEFLYAWLMSTLSRADSSQMAEERIMEEQQKGRSNKKSKKKKKARPLSREITMSQAYQNMCAGMYKTMIAFDMDGKVRKPKFELDSEQVRYEHRFAPFNSVITPPPVHYLQFKEMSDLNKYSPPPQSSDLYMAASKHFQQAKMILENIPNPDQEVNRILKVAKPNIVVMKLLAGGHKKDSKIPPEFDFSPHRYFPVVKLV is encoded by the exons ATGGTTATGAAGGCTTCCGTCGAAGATGACGACTCAGGATGGGAGCTCAATCTCCCAGAGAAGATGGAGAAGAGCAACACAAGCTGGGTAGACATTACCCATGACTTCGAAGACTGCTGTAGAG AATTGAAGTTGGGGGAGTTGCTTCATGATAAACT TTTTGGCCTTTTTGAAGCTATGTCTGCTATTGAAATGATGGACCCCAAGATGGATGCTGGTATGATTGGAAACCAAGTAAACCGAAAAGTTCTGAACTTTGAACAAGCTATCAAG GATGGCACCATTAAAATTAAAGACTTATCGCTACCTGAGTTAATAGGAATAATGGATACTTGTTTTTGCTGCTTG ATAACATGGTTGGAAGGCCATTCTTTAGCACAGACAGTATTCACTTGCCTTTACATTCATAATCCAGACTTTATAGAGgacccagccatgaaagcatttgCTCTGGGGATCCTGAAAATCTGTGATATTGCCAGAGAAAAGGTGAATAAAGCTGCCGTATTTGAAGAG GAAGATTTTCAGTCCATGACATATGGATTTAAAATGGCAAACAGTGTGACCGATCTTCGAGTTACAG GTATGCTGAAAGATGTTGAAGATGACATGCAGCGTCGAGTTAAG AGCACTCGAAGCCGacaaggagaggagagagatCCAGAAGTGGAACTTGAA CATCAGCAGTGCTTTGCAGTATTCAGCAGAGTGAAATTTACTCGGGTTTTACTGACTGTACTGATAGCCTTTACCAAAAAAGAG ACTAGTGCAGTTGCAGAAGCTCAGAAATTGATGACTCAGGCAGCTGACTTACTTTCTGCTATCCACAACTCATTACACCATGGCATTCAAGCTCAGAATGACACAACCAaaggag ATCACCCTATTATGATGGGTTTTGAGCCCCTTGTGAATCAGAGACTGCTTCCCCCAACTTTTCCTCGATATGCAAAGATCATTAAAAGGGAAGAAATGGTCAACTATTTTTCAAAACTTATTGACCGAATAAAATCTGTTTGTGAAGTTGTTACATTAACTAATTTGCACTGCATACTG GATTTTTTCTGTGAATTTAGTGAACAGTCCCCTTGTGTTCTTTCAAGATCACTGTTACAG ACTACTTTTCTTGTAGATAATAAAAAGGTATTTGGTACTCATCTCATGCAAGACATGGTGAAAGATGCCTTGAGATCCTTTGTCAGTCCTCCAGTCCTTTCAACTAA GTGTTGTCTGTATAATAACCATCAGGCTAAGGATTACATTGACTCCTTTGTCACACATTGTGTTCGT CCATTCTGTAGTTTAATTCAGATTCATGGGCACAATAGGGCTCGTCAGAGGGATAAACTTGGACATATTCTTGAAGAATTTGCTACTTTGCAAGATGAG GCAGAGAAAGTGGATGCAGCACTTCACAGTATGTTGCTGAAACAGGAACCCCAGAGGCAACACTTGGCATGTTTGGGCACCTGGGTCCTTTACCATAACCTTCGCATCATGATACAGTATCTTCTGAGTGGGTTTGAACTGGAACTGTATAGTATGCATGAATACTACTACATATATTG GTATCTCTCTGAGTTCCTCTATGCCTGGTTAATGTCAACACTCAGCCGAGCTGATAGTTCTCAAATGGCAGAAGAAAGAATAATGGAAGAGCAGCAGAAAGGCCGGAGCAATAAGAagtccaagaaaaagaaaaaag CACGTCCTTTGAGCAGAGAGATCACCATGAGCCAAGCCTATCAAAACATGTGTGCTGGAATGTATAAG ACTATGATTGCTTTTGATATGGATGGCAAAGTGAGAAAGCCAAAGTTTGAACTTGATAGTGAACAAGTTCGATACGAGCACAGGTTTGCACCATTCAACAGTGTCATAACACCACCACCAGTACACTATTTGCAGTTCAAG GAAATGTCTGACCTAAACAAATATAGTCCTCCTCCTCAGTCTTCTGATCTCTACATGGCTGCTAGCAAACACTTCCAGCAAGCTAAAATGATACTGGAAAATATCCCTAACCCAGACCAGGAG GTCAACCGTATTCTTAAAGTTGCTAAACCCAATATTGTGGTTATGAAGTTGCTGGCAGGTGGTCACAAAAAGGATTCTAAA ATTCCACCGGAATTTGACTTCTCTCCTCACAGATACTTCCCTGTGGTGAAGCTTGTTTGA